A single Limanda limanda chromosome 19, fLimLim1.1, whole genome shotgun sequence DNA region contains:
- the ciarta gene encoding circadian associated repressor of transcription a — translation MNSLGSSSKWPSYNALPSTLTFVLSESEQTEDEADVFSEGEGDSGKGKSPSAGDGLTFSGGYLDFRPYPDQRYARSRREESKRCADGSIHPSSASSPGAATLGSSSATPGDLAFAQKCADLHRFTRPLLGLLHGLKTGRFDKGLTTFQQSVAIDRLQRILGILQKPDMGEKYLQNLLQIEMMLKIWFPQLAFQTIVTPNPTITPRYPPHWRQNQLHMPVKKRKMSWSDPGIPTKHKHHHKHKEQWSFQTSTTLNTVTTRLPEPPKNLKSPEEETVGAAGCSCRAGHESTDSSGTLSRPSYSCSTRENDNRNQSETSPPSHCGSPATQDNSVSSSDTITTNDSH, via the exons ATGAATTCCCTGGGCAGCTCTTCCAAATGGCCGTCTTACAACGCGCTGCCCTCCACCTTGACCTTTGTCCTGAGTGAGAGTGAGCAGACTGAGGATGAGGCAGACGTCTTctcggagggagagggagacagtggCAAAGGGAAGTCCCCCTCGGCCGGGGACGGACTCACGTTCTCTGGAGGTTACCTCGATTTCCGACCGTATCCGGATCAGCGGTACGCGAGGTCCAGGAGAGAAGAGTCCAAACGCTGCGCCGATGGAAGTATACATccaagctccgcctcctctcctGGAGCCGCCACATTAGGCTCATCCTCGGCGACACCAGGGGATCTGGCCTTCGCTCAGAAG TGCGCAGATTTGCACAGGTTCACCCGGCCTTTGCTCGGACTCCTGCACGGACTGAAGACAGGACGATTTGACAAAGGGTTAACCACTTTCCAGCAGAGTGTTGCCATCGACAGATTGCAGAGGATTCTTGGGATTCTGCAGAAGCCTGATATGGG agagAAATACCTCCAGAATCTGCTACAGATAGAGATGATGTTAAAAATCTGGTTCCCTCAGTTGGCGTTTCAAACAATAGTTACACCGAACCCGACCATCACGCCCCGGTATCCACCACACTGGCGCCAAAACCAGCTCCACATGCCAGTCAAG AAGAGAAAAATGAGCTGGTCCGATCCTGGAATCCCAACCAAACACAAGCACCATCACAAGCACAAAGAACAGTGGAGCTTCCAGACCTCGACTACACTCAACACCGTCACCACACGTCTCCCCGAACCACCTAAGAACCTGAAATCTCCCGAGGAGGAAACAGTTGGAGCAgccggctgcagctgcagagccgGACACGAGTCCACAGACAGCAGCGGCACTTTGAGCAGGCCGTCGTACTCGTGCAGCACGAGAGAGAATGATAATCGGAACCAGTCCGAGACTTCTCCACCTTCACACTGTGGCAGCCCGGCGACACAAGACAACTCGGTGTCCTCCAGTGACACCATTACCACAAATGACTCACATTAG